The following coding sequences lie in one Listeria ivanovii subsp. londoniensis genomic window:
- the msrA gene encoding peptide-methionine (S)-S-oxide reductase MsrA, whose protein sequence is MTKELLEKATFAGGCFWCMVKPFDTQPGIEKVVSGYTGGHTVNPTYKEVCSGTTGHTEAIEITFDPAIFPYEKLVEIYWQQTDPTDAAGQFVDRGDSYRPVIFYHNEKQKGIAEKSKAALDASGRFKKPIVTQIVKAETFYPAEEYHQDFYKKEKAHYEGYQVASGRAAFIDANWKG, encoded by the coding sequence ATGACAAAAGAATTACTTGAAAAAGCAACATTTGCTGGAGGATGCTTTTGGTGTATGGTAAAACCTTTTGATACACAACCAGGAATTGAGAAAGTTGTTTCAGGATATACAGGTGGCCATACTGTAAATCCAACCTATAAAGAAGTTTGCTCTGGAACGACAGGACACACGGAAGCAATCGAAATCACCTTTGACCCGGCGATTTTCCCTTATGAGAAATTAGTCGAAATATATTGGCAACAAACAGATCCAACAGATGCAGCTGGTCAATTCGTTGATCGAGGAGATTCTTATCGGCCAGTCATTTTTTATCATAATGAGAAACAAAAAGGGATTGCTGAAAAGTCAAAAGCGGCACTGGATGCTAGCGGCAGATTCAAAAAACCAATAGTGACCCAAATTGTTAAAGCTGAAACTTTTTACCCAGCAGAAGAATATCATCAAGATTTCTACAAAAAAGAAAAAGCACATTACGAAGGCTACCAAGTTGCTTCTGGACGTGCTGCGTTTATTGATGCCAACTGGAAAGGGTGA
- a CDS encoding SGNH/GDSL hydrolase family protein, whose product MTKKKWLWLTGSALVIALFVGAVFGIKYYQESKEVPIKLVAMGDSLTEGVGDEEKKGGYVGIIPDKLEEQPNVPSVDTSNYGVSGNKITQLEKRLETNKAFQHDVKNANVITITIGGNDVMAILQSRLLEVDVADFTKANKSFQQELEKLVTDIRSYNKDAAIFLMGIYNPYTTYFSDIKQFDEVIADWNTASKKTVQKQTNMYFVPIAKVLENRDKANQDKPNPLLSDDYFHPNHQGYEKMSVELDKAIVKQLNEGNIPK is encoded by the coding sequence ATGACAAAGAAAAAATGGCTGTGGCTTACTGGAAGCGCGCTCGTTATCGCGCTTTTCGTTGGCGCAGTTTTTGGTATCAAATATTATCAAGAATCAAAAGAAGTGCCAATAAAGCTAGTTGCAATGGGTGACTCATTAACTGAAGGTGTTGGTGATGAGGAGAAAAAAGGTGGATATGTCGGTATTATCCCGGATAAATTAGAAGAACAGCCTAATGTCCCAAGTGTTGATACAAGTAACTACGGTGTATCAGGTAACAAAATAACGCAACTAGAAAAGCGCTTAGAAACGAATAAGGCCTTTCAACACGACGTCAAAAATGCGAATGTTATTACGATTACCATTGGCGGAAATGATGTCATGGCTATTTTGCAATCGCGTCTTTTAGAAGTGGATGTAGCTGACTTTACAAAAGCGAATAAGTCGTTTCAACAAGAACTCGAAAAACTAGTAACAGACATTCGTTCTTATAACAAAGATGCAGCAATTTTCTTAATGGGTATTTATAATCCATATACAACTTATTTCAGTGATATTAAACAATTTGATGAAGTGATTGCTGACTGGAATACCGCTTCAAAGAAAACCGTTCAAAAGCAAACGAATATGTATTTTGTTCCGATTGCGAAAGTACTCGAAAATCGAGATAAAGCAAACCAAGACAAACCGAATCCACTTTTATCAGATGATTATTTCCATCCTAATCATCAAGGCTATGAAAAAATGAGTGTAGAGCTAGACAAAGCAATCGTTAAGCAATTAAACGAAGGCAACATTCCCAAATAG
- a CDS encoding pyruvate, water dikinase regulatory protein gives MENPLIIYVISDAIGETAQHIIRAVIAQFSLEKPADIRRHAFIRDEKALLETLEEAKEADGIVVQTLVQAKLAEYATHFCSKHQIPNIDLLHTLTSAVEAKTGLKSKQDPGNMRRLDSNYFDRIAAIEFAVKYDDCKDSRALLDADIVLVGVSRTSKTPLSSFLANQNWKVANVPLVPEIPIPDELFQISQERIIGLTTTPDKLAQIRKVRLKSIGLDETSSYSSEKRILEELEYGYATFKKLGCQVIHVEDKAIEETAALITEIITSYH, from the coding sequence ATGGAAAATCCGCTTATTATTTATGTTATTTCAGATGCTATCGGAGAAACTGCCCAACATATTATTCGTGCTGTGATAGCACAATTTTCACTTGAAAAGCCAGCTGATATTCGTCGCCATGCTTTTATTCGTGATGAAAAAGCTTTACTCGAAACATTAGAAGAAGCTAAAGAAGCGGATGGGATTGTTGTCCAAACTTTAGTACAAGCTAAGTTAGCTGAATATGCGACTCATTTTTGTTCGAAACATCAAATACCTAATATTGATTTATTACATACACTTACCTCAGCTGTAGAAGCAAAAACCGGATTAAAATCGAAACAAGACCCTGGTAACATGCGGCGGTTAGATAGTAATTATTTTGATCGTATTGCTGCCATTGAATTCGCTGTTAAATATGATGATTGCAAAGATTCAAGAGCTTTGCTAGATGCCGATATTGTGCTTGTCGGTGTATCAAGAACTAGTAAAACACCACTCAGTAGTTTTTTGGCTAATCAAAATTGGAAAGTTGCTAATGTCCCTCTTGTCCCAGAAATTCCTATTCCAGATGAACTTTTCCAGATATCCCAAGAACGAATTATCGGGCTTACTACTACTCCCGATAAGTTAGCACAAATTAGGAAAGTGCGTTTAAAATCAATTGGTTTAGATGAAACAAGTAGCTATTCCAGTGAAAAACGAATATTGGAAGAGTTAGAATACGGCTACGCTACTTTTAAAAAACTTGGCTGCCAAGTAATCCATGTAGAAGATAAAGCCATCGAGGAAACTGCCGCCCTAATCACAGAAATTATCACAAGTTACCACTAA
- a CDS encoding helix-turn-helix transcriptional regulator: MIPIELSPRQHQIVAYVRANEPATGDSIAAHLKLTRATIRADLSILTMTGILDARPKVGYFYSGLETNPIHFDEFRQLKVADIMTQPFFAKKETSVYDAIVMLFMEDIGSLYVIDEEELVGLVSRKDLLKGALADADTKATPIATIMTRMPNIVTVTKHDTVLHAAEQLVFHQIDSLPVLEVKVGKTKVIGKISKTRITALFVDTIKKV; this comes from the coding sequence GTGATTCCCATCGAACTTTCACCGAGACAACACCAGATTGTTGCATATGTGCGCGCCAATGAGCCAGCAACCGGAGATTCCATTGCTGCGCATTTAAAATTAACCCGTGCGACCATTCGTGCTGACTTATCTATTTTAACCATGACAGGAATTTTAGATGCTAGACCAAAAGTAGGCTATTTTTATTCTGGTCTGGAAACAAACCCAATTCACTTTGACGAATTTCGCCAGTTAAAAGTAGCAGATATTATGACGCAACCATTTTTCGCCAAAAAAGAAACAAGTGTATATGATGCAATTGTGATGCTGTTTATGGAGGATATTGGTAGTTTGTATGTCATTGACGAAGAAGAATTAGTTGGACTCGTCTCTAGAAAAGATTTGCTTAAAGGAGCACTTGCCGATGCAGATACGAAAGCGACACCTATTGCAACAATCATGACCCGCATGCCTAACATAGTTACCGTTACAAAACATGATACCGTTTTGCACGCTGCGGAACAACTAGTTTTCCATCAAATTGATTCCCTTCCAGTGCTTGAAGTAAAAGTCGGAAAAACAAAAGTAATTGGCAAAATTTCTAAAACACGCATTACCGCACTTTTTGTAGATACAATAAAAAAGGTTTAG
- the trhA gene encoding PAQR family membrane homeostasis protein TrhA, whose translation MNVTSYNWKEELANAITHGIGFILSIPALVLLIIFAVQKDNPLYLTSFLVYGISLMLLYVCSTLLHSFKPCKARTVFNIMDHAAIYVLIAGSYTPFVLITIRGTLGWTLFGIIWGLAIAGIIYKIFMTGKLKLLSTSVYLLMGWMVMFAIKPLYTGLTPAGFWLLATGGIMFTVGAIFYSIPKVPYMHAIWHLFVIAGTTFMYFCILFYV comes from the coding sequence ATGAATGTCACTTCTTATAATTGGAAAGAAGAACTTGCCAATGCGATTACGCACGGGATTGGATTTATCCTTAGTATACCGGCACTCGTCTTACTTATAATATTCGCCGTTCAAAAAGATAATCCTCTTTATTTAACGAGTTTTTTAGTTTATGGTATCTCCTTGATGTTACTCTATGTTTGTTCCACTTTACTGCATAGCTTTAAACCTTGCAAAGCAAGAACAGTGTTTAACATTATGGACCATGCCGCGATTTATGTATTAATTGCTGGAAGCTATACCCCATTTGTATTAATCACTATTCGAGGGACACTTGGTTGGACGCTCTTTGGCATTATTTGGGGACTTGCTATTGCTGGGATTATTTATAAAATTTTTATGACTGGTAAACTAAAATTATTATCCACTTCCGTATATCTTCTAATGGGCTGGATGGTTATGTTTGCAATCAAACCTCTATACACTGGACTCACACCAGCTGGATTTTGGTTACTAGCGACTGGTGGAATCATGTTTACAGTTGGTGCGATTTTTTATAGTATTCCTAAAGTCCCTTATATGCACGCGATTTGGCACTTGTTTGTTATTGCCGGAACAACTTTTATGTATTTCTGTATTTTGTTTTATGTCTAA
- a CDS encoding carboxymuconolactone decarboxylase family protein, which translates to MKVSKSFEVFAKEAPEVHATWMETVQKLDTANKLDKKTEELAYIAVMAAVRLESGIPFHVKMARSNGATREEIISAILVGLPAVGNIVTSSLPVAIDAYDEK; encoded by the coding sequence ATGAAAGTAAGTAAATCTTTTGAAGTATTTGCAAAAGAAGCTCCCGAAGTTCACGCTACTTGGATGGAAACTGTACAAAAGTTAGATACTGCGAATAAGCTTGATAAAAAAACAGAGGAACTTGCCTATATCGCTGTTATGGCAGCAGTTCGACTTGAAAGTGGTATTCCCTTTCATGTAAAAATGGCGAGATCAAACGGAGCAACAAGAGAGGAAATTATTAGTGCCATTCTTGTTGGTTTACCGGCTGTTGGTAATATTGTAACAAGTTCTTTACCCGTAGCCATTGATGCTTATGATGAAAAATAA
- a CDS encoding DegV family protein — MRKIKIITDSTAGLTKEEAEKWNIDILYLTVEVDGKVYNPKTDITPEEFMVRMAETKALPKSSQPAIGSFVEAYEKYTAEGYEILSIHLTEKLSGTVNAARQAADIVEGNITVVDCDYTARGQAFQVLAAAEMAQSGDYSVEEIHAKINDIKEKTKLYIVVVTLDNLIKGGRVGRMQGFFGSLLNIKLIAKLTDGQLEEETKVRSNKKVLQYCLNLIKDEPKKIQHLDVVHANGLNLADEFISETKEITGLTEIPVFFADPVISTHAGAGAFAFMYYTD; from the coding sequence ATGAGGAAAATTAAAATTATCACTGATTCAACTGCTGGATTAACAAAAGAAGAAGCAGAAAAATGGAATATTGATATTTTATATTTAACTGTCGAAGTCGACGGGAAAGTATACAATCCGAAAACGGATATTACACCAGAGGAATTTATGGTTCGGATGGCTGAAACAAAAGCGTTACCAAAATCCTCTCAGCCAGCAATTGGTTCTTTTGTAGAAGCATATGAAAAATATACGGCAGAGGGGTATGAGATTCTTTCCATTCATTTAACGGAAAAACTAAGTGGAACGGTGAATGCTGCTCGCCAAGCAGCCGATATAGTTGAGGGGAATATTACGGTAGTAGATTGTGATTATACTGCACGTGGACAAGCGTTCCAAGTTTTAGCGGCAGCAGAAATGGCACAGTCAGGTGATTATTCCGTAGAAGAAATTCATGCTAAAATCAATGATATTAAAGAGAAAACAAAACTTTATATTGTTGTCGTAACGCTCGATAATTTGATTAAAGGGGGACGTGTTGGCAGAATGCAAGGTTTCTTCGGTAGCCTTTTAAATATTAAATTAATCGCAAAATTGACAGATGGTCAATTAGAGGAAGAAACTAAAGTTCGTAGTAATAAGAAAGTACTTCAATATTGTCTTAATTTAATTAAAGATGAACCGAAAAAAATCCAACACTTAGACGTCGTTCATGCAAATGGACTTAATCTTGCGGATGAGTTTATCTCGGAAACAAAAGAAATAACTGGATTAACCGAAATCCCAGTATTCTTCGCAGACCCAGTTATTTCCACACATGCTGGAGCTGGCGCGTTTGCATTTATGTACTATACTGACTAA
- a CDS encoding VOC family protein produces MINKIGQIMLYVENQAAVRDFWVEKLGFVVVSEEVVNGEIQWIEIAPTKEAETTFVLQNKQKVAEMNPDMNLGTPSILLFGENIVELYETYKKKEITVGELVDLPMGRVFNFADNEGNYFAICEK; encoded by the coding sequence ATGATAAATAAAATTGGCCAAATAATGTTGTATGTAGAAAATCAGGCGGCAGTGAGAGATTTCTGGGTAGAAAAACTAGGTTTTGTCGTTGTTTCAGAAGAAGTAGTAAATGGGGAAATTCAGTGGATAGAAATTGCGCCCACGAAAGAGGCAGAAACTACTTTTGTTTTGCAAAATAAACAGAAAGTTGCTGAAATGAACCCGGATATGAATCTCGGAACACCATCGATTTTACTTTTTGGAGAAAATATCGTGGAACTATATGAAACCTATAAAAAGAAAGAGATAACGGTTGGTGAGTTGGTTGATTTACCAATGGGGCGAGTCTTTAATTTTGCTGATAATGAAGGGAATTATTTTGCGATTTGTGAGAAGTAG
- the ppdK gene encoding pyruvate, phosphate dikinase, protein MRKFVYQFSEGSKEMKNLLGGKGANLAEMTNIGLPVPPGFIISTDACNDYRNNQKHLSEDIFEEVKIHLAQLEKQTGKIFGFTENPLLVSVRSGAPFSMPGMMDTILNLGLNDAATKGLADLTNDSRSAFDSYRRFIQMFSDVVFEIPSYHFEQALTKIKKANNYQLDTELTAEDLSKLVTTYKEIFTQTTGKVFPQEPLEQLRLAIIAVFNSWMNPRAVIYRKLNDIDASFGTAVNIQAMVFGNTGDTSGTGITFTRNPSTGEKVVFGEFLLNAQGEDVVAGIRTPEPISALKKRMPAVYNDLLTTCELLENHYLDMQDIEFTIEKEKLYILQTRNGKRTAKAAIQVAVDLVHEGKITKDEALMRVETNQLDQLLHPTFVESALKKEQVIATGLAASPGAATGQIYFTAKEAVQAADQGIPVILVRNDTSPEDIEGMAKSVAILTAHGGMTSHAAVVARGMGKCCIAGCSELMINEKEKIIILKNGTQLHEGEQISLDGTSGKVYLGEIELTEAAIGGHFDELMSWADEEKQLTIRVNADTPADFEKALLFGAEGIGLCRTEHMFFDEKRIPHVRQMILAESLAERESILTTLKGMQKEDFTELFRLANGRAVNIRLLDPPLHEFLPTTDPEIEQLARDMSRTIPQLNKRIQALAESNPMLGHRGSRLAITFPEIYRMQAEAIIESAVIIHDEGIAVHPEIMIPLIATKSELSYIKKEIKQAIHSIFEKERVVLPFDIGTMIEIPRACVTADQIAEEAQFFSFGTNDLTQLTYGFSRDDATKFLGDYYEKNILPKDPFVTIDKDGVGALIEMAVTRGRMTHANLKMGVCGEHGADPESIRFFHQLGLSYVSCSPYRVPIARLAAAQASLDEKKFLVTV, encoded by the coding sequence GTGAGAAAATTTGTTTATCAGTTCAGTGAAGGTTCCAAAGAAATGAAAAATCTTTTAGGGGGAAAAGGCGCAAACTTGGCCGAAATGACGAATATTGGTCTACCTGTCCCTCCTGGCTTTATTATTTCCACAGATGCTTGTAACGATTATAGGAATAACCAAAAACATTTATCCGAAGATATTTTTGAAGAAGTAAAAATCCATTTGGCACAATTAGAAAAGCAAACAGGAAAAATATTTGGCTTCACAGAAAATCCCCTACTCGTTTCAGTCCGATCAGGCGCACCTTTTTCTATGCCTGGCATGATGGATACTATTTTAAATCTGGGGTTAAATGATGCCGCGACAAAAGGACTAGCAGATCTGACAAACGACAGCCGTTCTGCATTTGATTCTTATCGCCGTTTTATTCAGATGTTTAGTGATGTAGTGTTTGAAATACCGAGTTATCATTTTGAACAAGCCCTTACGAAAATTAAAAAAGCAAATAACTATCAACTAGACACCGAATTAACTGCGGAAGATTTAAGCAAATTAGTAACTACATATAAAGAGATTTTCACTCAAACAACCGGAAAAGTTTTCCCGCAAGAACCACTGGAACAACTACGACTTGCGATTATCGCCGTGTTCAATTCATGGATGAACCCGCGAGCAGTGATTTACCGGAAACTAAATGATATTGATGCTAGTTTTGGAACAGCGGTTAATATTCAAGCAATGGTATTTGGAAATACAGGTGACACAAGTGGAACCGGAATCACTTTTACTCGAAATCCATCTACTGGGGAAAAAGTAGTTTTTGGTGAGTTTTTACTTAATGCTCAAGGAGAGGATGTTGTCGCAGGAATCCGAACACCAGAGCCAATCAGTGCACTTAAAAAACGAATGCCTGCTGTATACAACGACTTACTCACCACATGTGAACTACTCGAAAATCATTATTTAGACATGCAAGATATCGAGTTTACCATCGAAAAAGAAAAACTTTACATTTTACAAACGAGAAATGGGAAACGAACAGCCAAAGCAGCCATTCAGGTAGCTGTTGATTTGGTTCATGAAGGAAAAATCACGAAAGACGAAGCACTTATGCGTGTGGAAACAAACCAGCTCGATCAACTCCTTCACCCCACCTTTGTTGAAAGCGCTCTAAAAAAAGAACAAGTTATCGCAACAGGTTTAGCTGCAAGTCCCGGAGCTGCAACAGGACAAATTTACTTCACCGCTAAAGAAGCAGTTCAAGCAGCTGACCAAGGCATTCCAGTCATTCTCGTTCGAAATGATACCTCACCGGAAGATATTGAAGGTATGGCAAAAAGTGTTGCCATCCTAACAGCTCATGGCGGCATGACATCTCACGCAGCAGTCGTCGCTCGCGGTATGGGAAAATGTTGTATCGCTGGCTGTTCAGAACTAATGATTAATGAAAAAGAAAAAATCATTATCCTAAAAAATGGCACACAGCTTCATGAAGGAGAACAAATCTCACTAGACGGTACTTCCGGAAAAGTCTACCTTGGTGAAATTGAACTTACAGAAGCTGCCATTGGTGGTCATTTTGATGAACTTATGTCTTGGGCCGATGAGGAAAAACAATTAACGATTCGAGTAAATGCAGATACCCCAGCTGATTTTGAAAAAGCACTTTTATTCGGTGCGGAAGGAATTGGACTTTGCCGAACGGAGCATATGTTTTTTGACGAAAAACGCATCCCGCACGTCAGACAGATGATTTTAGCAGAATCATTAGCAGAACGTGAATCGATCTTAACGACTTTAAAAGGGATGCAAAAAGAAGATTTCACCGAACTATTTCGATTAGCTAATGGACGCGCGGTCAATATTCGGTTACTTGATCCACCACTACACGAATTTTTACCAACAACTGACCCTGAAATTGAGCAACTAGCGCGTGACATGTCTCGAACTATTCCTCAACTAAACAAACGGATTCAAGCGCTTGCGGAGTCTAATCCAATGCTCGGTCACCGTGGTTCTAGGCTGGCGATTACTTTCCCAGAAATTTACCGGATGCAAGCTGAAGCGATTATCGAAAGCGCAGTCATTATTCACGACGAAGGAATAGCCGTCCATCCAGAAATTATGATTCCATTAATCGCAACTAAAAGTGAACTAAGTTATATCAAAAAAGAAATCAAACAAGCCATCCATTCCATTTTCGAAAAAGAACGGGTAGTACTTCCCTTTGATATCGGTACAATGATTGAAATCCCTAGGGCTTGTGTTACTGCAGACCAAATTGCGGAAGAAGCGCAGTTCTTTAGTTTTGGAACCAATGATTTAACCCAGCTCACTTACGGATTTTCTCGCGATGATGCGACGAAATTCCTCGGCGATTATTATGAAAAAAATATTTTGCCAAAAGATCCGTTCGTAACAATTGATAAAGATGGGGTTGGCGCACTTATCGAAATGGCTGTTACTCGAGGGCGAATGACCCATGCGAACTTAAAAATGGGCGTTTGCGGGGAACATGGTGCCGATCCGGAATCAATACGCTTTTTCCATCAACTTGGGCTTAGTTATGTTTCATGTTCTCCTTATCGTGTGCCGATTGCTCGACTTGCTGCAGCACAGGCTTCATTAGATGAAAAAAAGTTTCTTGTAACAGTATGA
- a CDS encoding DedA family protein, which yields MEAWITGIMTDFGYIGIFLLIMVENLFPPIPSEIILTFGGFMTTISAMNVVTVIIVATLGSVIGAILLYKVASFFGKERMTNFVLKYGRVLRLKESDIERAESFFLKYGSWAVFICRMIPLIRSLISIPAGMTQMKMSKFLILTTAGSLLWNTVLIGLGALLGESWNEIIVFMDSFSAIIYSVIALIVIVGLCFFFRARFKKTIDEE from the coding sequence TTGGAAGCATGGATTACAGGAATTATGACTGATTTTGGTTATATTGGTATTTTTTTATTAATTATGGTGGAGAATTTATTTCCGCCAATTCCCTCTGAAATTATTTTAACTTTTGGTGGTTTTATGACGACTATTTCCGCAATGAATGTTGTAACGGTGATTATCGTTGCCACACTAGGATCGGTAATAGGAGCTATTTTATTATATAAGGTTGCATCGTTTTTTGGTAAAGAACGAATGACAAATTTTGTTTTAAAATACGGTCGAGTTTTGCGTTTAAAAGAAAGTGATATTGAACGTGCGGAAAGTTTCTTTTTGAAATATGGTAGCTGGGCTGTGTTTATATGTCGGATGATTCCACTTATTCGGAGTTTGATTTCTATTCCAGCTGGGATGACGCAGATGAAAATGTCTAAGTTTTTAATACTTACAACTGCTGGAAGTTTGCTTTGGAATACGGTTTTAATTGGTCTTGGTGCTTTGCTTGGCGAATCTTGGAATGAAATTATTGTGTTTATGGATAGTTTTTCGGCAATTATTTATAGTGTTATTGCGCTAATTGTAATAGTTGGACTATGTTTCTTTTTTCGAGCACGATTTAAAAAAACAATAGATGAAGAATAA
- a CDS encoding YpmS family protein, translating to MPKETRSTPKKPKRNYWKWTCIILISLIVICVGWVYIAVFVVSPQTEPTPELISNKTSVEFQTSTTKSDLNQLISTYIDDFSKDQDIGYKVFVANNVNFTAEAKIFDQPVELHLKFAPKVVDDGNVELTLKDMSVGALPLPVSYVMNYVSKNYQFPDWVTIIPKKEKIYLALDKLKLKGDTEVRVDTLDLKKDDISFTLLVPVN from the coding sequence GTGCCGAAAGAAACACGATCGACCCCAAAGAAACCAAAACGCAATTACTGGAAATGGACATGCATTATATTAATAAGTTTAATTGTTATTTGTGTGGGGTGGGTTTATATAGCCGTTTTTGTTGTAAGTCCACAAACTGAACCTACCCCGGAACTTATTAGCAATAAAACATCTGTAGAATTTCAAACGAGTACGACGAAATCTGATTTAAACCAATTAATTAGTACCTATATTGATGATTTCAGTAAAGATCAAGACATTGGTTACAAAGTATTTGTTGCTAATAATGTCAACTTTACAGCAGAAGCGAAAATTTTTGATCAACCAGTTGAATTGCATTTGAAATTTGCCCCAAAAGTAGTAGATGATGGCAATGTCGAACTAACGTTAAAAGATATGTCAGTAGGTGCACTGCCACTACCAGTATCTTATGTGATGAACTATGTAAGTAAAAATTATCAATTTCCTGATTGGGTAACTATTATCCCGAAAAAAGAAAAAATCTACCTAGCTTTAGATAAATTAAAATTAAAAGGCGATACAGAAGTTCGTGTTGATACGCTTGATTTGAAGAAAGATGATATTTCGTTTACACTCTTAGTACCGGTTAACTAA